A genomic segment from Nicotiana tabacum cultivar K326 chromosome 9, ASM71507v2, whole genome shotgun sequence encodes:
- the LOC107793576 gene encoding PTI1-like tyrosine-protein kinase At3g15890, whose product MGSSFSCCGDEKVEEGPNNEMGGGNSWRIFTYKELYAATNGFSENNKLGEGGFGSVYWGKTSDGLQIAVKKLKSMNSKAEMEFAVEVEVLGRVRHENLLGLRGYCAGNEQRLIVYDYMPNLSLLSHLHGHLSKEVQLDWKKRMKVAIGSAEGLLYLHHEVTPHIIHRDIKASNVLLDSNFEPLVADFGFAKLIPEGVSHMTTRVKGTLGYLAPEYAMWGKVSESCDVYSFGILLLELITGRKPIEKLPNGIKRTITEWVETMIAKEKFKDLVDPKLKGNFDEFQLKQSIRVAALCVQSEPDKRPTMKEVVSILKGEEVNFVKVNQNLRIQSIKYGDDLMSMDQASDQDDDQSSDQGNESSVYGVFGAMEMQKMQDPYKRFGEK is encoded by the exons ATGGGATCATCTTTCAGTTGTTGTGGTGATGAAAAGGTTGAAGAAGG GCCAAATAATGAAATGGGTGGTGGAAATTCTTGGAGAATATTCACATACAAGGAGTTATATGCAGCAACAAATGGATTCAGTGAGAATAACAAACTTGGAGAAGGAGGTTTTGGCAGTGTCTATTGGGGTAAAACCTCTGATGGTCTTCAG ATAGCAgtaaagaagctgaaatcaaTGAATTCCAAAGCAGAAATGGAATTTGCTGTAGAAGTTGAAGTGCTTGGGAGGGTTAGGCACGAGAATTTATTAGGCCTAAGAGGCTATTGTGCTGGGAATGAACAAAGGCTAATTGTGTATGATTATATGCCAAATCTGAGTTTGCTCTCACATTTACATGGTCATTTATCTAAAGAAGTTCAATTGGATTGGAAGAAAAGAATGAAAGTTGCTATTGGCTCTGCAGAAGGCCTCTT GTATTTGCATCATGAAGTTACACCTCATATCATTCACAGAGACATCAAAGCTAGTAATGTTCTCTTGGATTCAAACTTTGAGCCATTAGTTGCTGATTTTGGTTTTGCAAAATTAATCCCAGAAGGGGTTAGTCACATGACGACACGTGTCAAAGGAACATTGGGATATTTAGCACCAGAATATGCTATGTGGGGTAAAGTTTCAGAAAGTTGTGATGTTTATAGTTTTGGAATTCTTCTCCTTGAATTGATCACAGGGAGAAAACCTATTGAAAAACTTCCAAATGGTATTAAAAGAACAATAACAGAATGGGTTGAGACAATGATAGCTAAAGAAAAATTTAAGGATCTTGTTGATCCTAAATTAAAGGGAAATTTCGACGAGTTTCAGTTGAAACAGTCGATTCGTGTAGCAGCGTTATGTGTTCAGAGCGAGCCTGATAAACGACCAAcgatgaaagaagttgttagtaTATTGAAAGGGGAAGAGGTGAATTTTGTGAAGGTAAATCAAAATTTGAGAATTCAAAGTATTAAATATGGAGATGATTTAATGTCAATGGATCAAGCTAGTGATCAAGATGATGATCAAAGTAGTGATCAAGGGAATGAAAGTAGTGTTTATGGTGTGTTTGGTGCTAtggaaatgcaaaaaatgcaagaTCCTTACAAACGTTTTGGAGAGAAATAA
- the LOC107761867 gene encoding LOW QUALITY PROTEIN: putative receptor-like serine/threonine-protein kinase At5g57670 (The sequence of the model RefSeq protein was modified relative to this genomic sequence to represent the inferred CDS: deleted 2 bases in 1 codon): MMVSSTKPTKILVGISLNVEESKEILAWAIRVLANPNDTIIALHIVVAGEKSKRFGDQRKEETKKWQSVTKNQTQIRQAKAFVISMMGEFTKTCQSKQVCLEARVGFSSNAGRGLIKEAKSIPADYLLIGGRKNKTRRYPFTIAKYCCERVPDNCSLIVVARKSGQTPHNIQSNSIRVQENHQPSSRWPKENNSPSSNKQIITRSSPNTVLNGCWGCHHFASFGETSITKSSSSITSQFKVQQEYFKKPMSPLRRISSFLRSPFDSSSRKKSASFEHKEKHQPPLKCFSYEEIACSTNYFHPENLVGQGGYSDVYRGDLEDGKTIAVKRLAKDNNNMNKEKEFLMELGVISHVNHPNTASLVGYCIENGFYLIFKFYPNGTLSSALHGKSSKALEWPMRYKIALGIARGLHYLHKCCKHRIIHRDIKASNVLLGPDYEPQISDFGLAKWLPNKWTHHAVIPIEGTFGYLAPEYFMHGIVDEKIDVFAFGILLLEIITGRRPVDSSRQNLLLWATPLMEAGKLIELADPKLEDEFDMDELHKMVLTASYCVRQSSIWRPSMTEVLELLRYGDDSEAARSWRIPKFTSDEVDDYSMVFGYDLPSDLILEDLF; the protein is encoded by the exons atgaTGGTTTCAAGTACTAAACCTACAAAAATTCTTGTAGGAATTTCTTTGAATGTTGAGGAAAGTAAAGAAATTCTTGCTTGGGCAATTAGAGTTTTAGCCAATCCTAATGATACCATTATAGCACTACACATTGTTG TGGCAGGAGAGAAAAGCAAGAGATTTGGTGATCAAAGGAAAGAAGAAACCAAGAAATGGCAATCTGTAACGAAAAATCAAACTCAAATTCGACAGGCAAAAGCATTTGTTATTTCTATGATGGGAGAATTTACAAAAACATGTCAATCTAAACAG GTATGTTTAGAGGCTAGAGTTGGTTTTAGTTCTAATGCAGGAAGAGGTTTAATTAAAGAAGCTAAAAGTATTCCAGCTGATTATCTTCTCATTGGTGGAAGAAAGAATAAAACTCGCAG ATATCCATTCACAATTGCAAAGTATTGTTGTGAAAGAGTTCCAGATAATTGTTCACTAATTGTGGTAGCAAGAAAATCAGGACAAACACCACATAACATTCAATCTAATTCCATTCGCGTCCAAG AAAATCATCAACCTAGTTCAAGATGGCCTAAAGAAAACAACTCTCCTTCTTCAAATAAGCAAATAATTACAAGAAGTTCACCAAATACTGTACTAAATGGTTGCTGGGGTTGTCATCACTTTGCT AGTTTTGGAGAAACTTCAATTACTAAATCTTCATCATCAATTACAAGCCAATTTAAAGTACAACAAGAATATTTCAAGAAGCCAATGTCTCCGTTGAGGCGAATTTCGTCGTTTCTACGTTCGCCTTTTGATTCGAGCTCGAGGAAGAAGAGTGCAAGTTTTGAGCATAAGGAAAAACATCAGCCTCCATTGAAGTGTTTTAGCTATGAGGAGATTGCTTGTTCTACAAACTATTTTCATCCAG AGAATTTAGTGGGACAAGGAGGATATTCAGATGTATACAGAGGAGATCTTGAAGATGGAAAAACAATTGCAGTAAAGAGATTAGCAAAGGACAACAATAATATgaacaaagaaaaagaattcCTAATGGAATTAGGTGTAATTAGTCATGTTAATCATCCAAATACAGCAAGTTTAGTTGGTTATTGCATTGAAAATGGCTTCTATCTCATCTTCAAATTCTATCCCAATGGTACTCTCTCTTCTGCATTACATG GAAAATCAAGCAAGGCACTAGAATGGCCAATGAGATATAAAATTGCCCTTGGAATTGCAAGAGGTTTACATTATCTTCACAAATGTTGTAAACATCGTATAATACATCGCGATATCAAAGCCTCAAATGTTTTATTAGGGCCAGACTACGAGCCTCAG ATATCAGATTTTGGGCTAGCAAAATGGCTACCAAATAAATGGACACATCATGCTGTAATTCCAATTGAAGGCACATTTGGATACTTAGCACCAGAATATTTCATGCATGGAATTGTGGATGAGAAAATTGATGTTTTTGCTTTTGGAATTCTTCTTCTGGAAATTATCACTGGGAGAAGGCCTGTGGACTCATCAAGACAAAATCTACTTTTATGG gcgacaCCGCTGATGGAAGCTGGAAAATTGATAGAATTAGCGGATCCAAAGTTGGAGGATGAGTTTGATATGGATGAATTGCATAAGATGGTGCTCACAGCTTCATATTGTGTAAGACAATC